Proteins found in one Candidatus Nitrosopelagicus brevis genomic segment:
- a CDS encoding FkbM family methyltransferase encodes MNYFTSILSHEKPLKFLTAKILIKTNLCRFFTIRQSHYTLKFFPTALSQNKWINQNYVHAADDPFLQHYIKNGDKIIDVGANIGTVTLLASALIGNSGTVYSIEPHPKTFNYLQENLKFNNTNNVVSFNLAIGDKNSTIGFSDKKSDDQNQVTFSNTNLTVPLKKLDDLDIQEDIIDLLKIDSIGFEKFVLLGSKNILEKTRCIQLPISGSYPKFFQTYGYEYEEILQILRKHDFEIFEYNNKKNLFHLDSNSIPTKGDLLAISDTKNFVNRTNYTIM; translated from the coding sequence ATGAATTATTTTACTTCGATATTATCTCATGAAAAACCTCTGAAATTCCTTACTGCTAAAATACTCATAAAAACTAATTTATGTAGATTTTTTACTATTCGCCAAAGCCACTATACTCTGAAATTCTTTCCCACTGCTCTTTCACAAAATAAATGGATTAATCAAAATTATGTTCATGCTGCCGATGATCCATTTCTTCAACATTATATTAAAAATGGCGATAAGATTATTGATGTTGGTGCAAATATAGGAACTGTAACACTATTAGCTTCTGCATTAATTGGAAATTCTGGAACAGTATATTCTATAGAACCTCATCCAAAAACTTTCAATTATTTACAAGAAAATTTAAAATTTAACAACACCAATAATGTTGTATCATTCAATCTTGCTATTGGTGATAAAAATTCTACAATAGGTTTTTCTGATAAAAAATCTGATGATCAAAATCAAGTTACTTTTTCAAATACAAACTTAACTGTACCACTAAAGAAATTAGACGATCTAGATATTCAGGAAGATATCATCGATCTGTTAAAAATAGATTCAATAGGATTTGAAAAATTTGTTCTTTTGGGTTCTAAAAATATTCTAGAAAAAACTAGGTGTATTCAACTTCCAATCTCCGGTTCATATCCAAAATTTTTCCAAACGTATGGGTATGAATATGAAGAAATTCTTCAAATTCTTCGCAAACATGACTTTGAAATTTTTGAGTACAACAATAAAAAGAATTTATTTCACTTAGATTCAAATTCTATTCCAACAAAAGGTGATCTTCTTGCAATATCTGATACTAAAAATTTTGTAAATAGAACTAATTATACAATTATGTAA
- a CDS encoding NAD-dependent epimerase/dehydratase family protein — protein MNWNECPVLVTGGASFISSHLVDNLVNQGATVTVVDDLSNGKKENLSKSWDSIKFVQQDLEYVSKNEMKKLFDGNEIVFHFAADHGGRGYIDTHPADVCSNFAIDHHVFDACNNSSVEKIIFSSSACVYPTELQNEIGSDYKLKEEDSDCDKLNGFLSADVEYGWAKLMSEVQMKSFNKQYGLKGCPVRFVTAYGPREDVTHAIIALIYKAVEKMDPYQIWGNGQQERDFTYVEDIVTGSILAAEKISDMTPINLGTGVRYKMIDVVKMICEVLGWEPKEFDFDTSKPTGALSRSLDNSRAKQLLGWEPKFSLKQGLEKTVEWFVENHKIEGKVNEASLLDHTN, from the coding sequence ATGAATTGGAATGAGTGTCCTGTTCTAGTTACAGGTGGAGCGAGTTTTATCAGTAGTCATTTAGTTGATAATTTAGTTAATCAAGGAGCCACAGTTACGGTTGTGGATGACCTAAGTAATGGAAAAAAAGAAAATCTGAGTAAATCATGGGATTCTATTAAATTTGTTCAACAAGATTTAGAATATGTTTCAAAAAATGAAATGAAAAAACTTTTTGATGGAAATGAAATAGTATTTCATTTTGCTGCAGATCATGGAGGTAGAGGATACATAGATACACATCCTGCAGATGTATGTTCAAATTTTGCTATTGATCATCATGTATTTGATGCATGTAACAACTCAAGTGTTGAAAAAATTATTTTTTCTAGTTCTGCATGTGTATATCCAACAGAATTACAAAATGAAATTGGTTCAGATTATAAGTTAAAAGAAGAGGATTCGGATTGCGATAAACTAAATGGATTTCTTAGTGCAGATGTGGAATACGGATGGGCAAAATTAATGAGTGAAGTACAAATGAAATCATTTAACAAACAATATGGATTAAAAGGATGTCCTGTAAGATTTGTAACAGCATATGGTCCAAGAGAAGATGTTACACATGCAATTATAGCATTAATTTACAAGGCAGTTGAAAAAATGGATCCATATCAAATATGGGGAAATGGACAACAAGAAAGAGACTTTACATATGTAGAAGATATTGTTACAGGTTCAATTCTTGCAGCAGAAAAAATTTCAGATATGACACCGATTAACCTTGGAACAGGAGTTAGATACAAGATGATTGATGTTGTTAAAATGATATGTGAAGTTTTGGGTTGGGAACCAAAGGAATTTGATTTTGATACATCAAAACCAACAGGTGCATTATCCCGTTCATTGGATAATTCACGTGCCAAACAATTATTGGGCTGGGAACCAAAATTTAGTCTTAAACAAGGATTGGAAAAGACAGTTGAATGGTTTGTTGAGAATCATAAGATAGAAGGTAAGGTAAACGAAGCATCATTACTCGATCATACTAACTAA
- a CDS encoding YfcE family phosphodiesterase, translating into MKIGIISDTHDDILNTNKAIDIFSQNNVSIVIHVGDFVAPPVVTEFKRLSKDGVKIIGVLGNNDGEEQGLKEEFEGINGELFKEIGKIKIDNLKFGIYHGTDAKKRQKMIDSKKFDVCIFGHTHQKENYVDEKTVIVLNPGTAHYPVKMNYTHDRYFGESTIMIFDTNDKTCLIYDL; encoded by the coding sequence ATGAAAATAGGGATTATTTCAGATACACATGATGATATACTCAATACGAACAAGGCAATCGACATTTTTTCTCAGAATAATGTATCAATTGTAATCCATGTAGGAGATTTTGTAGCACCGCCAGTAGTGACAGAATTTAAGAGATTATCTAAAGATGGTGTGAAAATTATTGGGGTACTAGGAAATAATGATGGAGAAGAGCAAGGACTAAAAGAAGAATTTGAAGGAATTAATGGAGAATTGTTTAAGGAAATTGGAAAAATAAAGATTGACAATTTAAAATTTGGAATTTATCATGGAACAGATGCCAAAAAAAGACAAAAAATGATCGATTCAAAAAAATTCGATGTTTGTATCTTTGGACATACACACCAAAAAGAAAATTATGTTGACGAGAAAACAGTAATTGTATTAAATCCTGGTACTGCACACTATCCAGTGAAAATGAACTATACTCATGATAGATACTTTGGTGAATCAACAATAATGATCTTTGACACTAATGATAAGACGTGCCTAATTTATGATTTATAG
- a CDS encoding sulfatase family protein gives MEEPNILFLIIDSFRSDKFFHKEKTSVTPNIDKLIQRGVYFSQTISSASSSLPAISSLLTGNYPFDSFKQNEKKSEIVESSMFFLKELKKRNYEMYGFIPKILTNLSLEKIFGDNLDSYDDNSTLYDGIGDELIAKMKEKKEKSKWFWYIHLNDIHGPAIFHKDFQHEDFEDVNLGKNQYERMVSLMDKWLGKIFEEIDFEKTLVVISADHGSDVGVFDKEMDRLNLQIRNKKKIPKGKAFDVSHKIISRSPGFLKPMRKILSKSYTKRRENIIENSLEPDLKKLESLQLSPYKKRIMENIILGKSQVFDERFVIPLLFTGYGVNENKIIDKQVRSVDIFPTVFSLVGFSFYEKIHGRTLFPYFNNEDLDELPAYLQSTENFSDEKTDTKVIGIRTSDYKYFRDRDDCMKNVHLYDLHSDPLEEENISENNKNKVNEMERLLAEISLEN, from the coding sequence GTGGAAGAACCTAACATATTATTTTTGATTATTGATTCTTTCAGATCAGATAAATTTTTTCATAAAGAAAAAACTTCTGTAACACCAAATATTGATAAATTGATTCAACGTGGAGTATATTTTTCACAAACAATTAGCTCTGCTTCATCATCACTTCCAGCAATATCTAGCCTTTTAACAGGTAATTACCCATTTGATTCATTTAAACAAAATGAAAAAAAATCTGAAATTGTAGAAAGTTCAATGTTTTTTTTAAAAGAATTAAAAAAAAGGAATTACGAAATGTATGGATTTATTCCAAAAATTTTAACTAATCTTTCTCTAGAAAAAATATTTGGGGATAATTTAGATTCTTATGATGATAATTCTACACTTTACGATGGAATCGGTGATGAATTAATTGCCAAAATGAAAGAAAAGAAAGAAAAGAGTAAATGGTTTTGGTACATTCACTTAAATGATATTCATGGACCAGCGATTTTTCATAAAGATTTTCAACATGAAGACTTTGAAGATGTTAATCTTGGAAAAAATCAATATGAACGAATGGTATCTTTAATGGATAAATGGTTAGGTAAGATTTTTGAAGAGATAGATTTTGAGAAAACATTAGTTGTTATTTCTGCAGATCATGGTTCAGATGTAGGAGTATTTGATAAAGAGATGGATCGTTTAAATTTACAGATTCGAAATAAAAAGAAAATTCCAAAAGGAAAAGCATTTGATGTTAGTCATAAAATTATTTCAAGATCACCAGGATTTTTAAAACCAATGAGAAAGATTCTTTCAAAAAGTTATACAAAGAGAAGAGAGAATATTATTGAAAATAGTCTTGAACCGGATTTAAAAAAACTTGAAAGTTTACAGTTATCACCATATAAAAAAAGAATAATGGAAAACATTATTCTAGGTAAGAGTCAGGTTTTTGATGAAAGATTTGTTATTCCTTTATTATTTACAGGATACGGAGTAAATGAGAATAAGATAATCGATAAACAAGTAAGAAGTGTAGATATTTTTCCAACAGTTTTCAGTTTAGTTGGTTTTTCTTTTTATGAAAAAATACATGGTAGAACACTTTTTCCTTATTTTAATAATGAGGATCTAGATGAATTACCTGCATATTTACAGAGTACAGAAAATTTTTCCGACGAAAAAACAGATACTAAAGTTATTGGAATTAGAACATCAGACTACAAGTATTTTCGAGATAGAGATGATTGTATGAAAAATGTTCATCTTTATGATCTACATTCAGACCCATTAGAAGAAGAAAATATTTCAGAAAATAATAAGAATAAAGTTAATGAAATGGAGAGATTACTTGCTGAAATTTCATTAGAGAATTAA
- a CDS encoding NAD-dependent epimerase/dehydratase family protein — protein MAKIILSGGAGYIGTKLTEHLLENTDHTIVIVDRLDFKLDENFKKNTYSNNRVSFHKEDIRNLDFMNSIIESNDYVVNLAALVGEPLCKIKPEEAVDVNFEAAKNLAILCKEKNIKKFIQLSTCSNYGQAKEMVDEDGELFPTSLYAETKVNLEKFLIKNIPNATILRCATAYGLSVGRMRFDLLVSDFIKEAWLEKQINVFMPEVHRPIVHVSDISTAISLCIDHHGDLSRVYNVGSSNQNYTKREIAEKVSSRLNVPLNIVEKEDKRDYIVNFDRIKNELNFSTKFLAEDGIEEMVNILEEGTFDLNQSNV, from the coding sequence ATGGCAAAAATTATTTTATCTGGTGGTGCTGGATATATTGGTACAAAATTAACTGAACATTTACTAGAAAACACTGATCATACAATTGTAATTGTAGATAGATTAGATTTCAAACTAGATGAAAATTTTAAAAAAAATACATATTCCAATAATCGAGTTAGTTTTCATAAAGAAGATATCCGAAATCTTGATTTTATGAATTCAATAATTGAATCGAATGATTATGTTGTTAATCTTGCAGCTCTTGTAGGTGAACCTCTATGTAAAATCAAACCAGAAGAAGCAGTAGATGTAAACTTTGAAGCAGCAAAAAATCTTGCAATACTCTGTAAAGAGAAAAATATTAAAAAATTCATTCAATTATCAACCTGTTCAAATTATGGACAAGCAAAAGAAATGGTTGATGAAGATGGCGAATTATTTCCTACCTCATTATATGCTGAAACGAAGGTAAATCTGGAGAAATTTTTGATTAAAAATATTCCTAATGCTACAATATTACGTTGTGCTACTGCATATGGATTATCCGTAGGTAGAATGAGATTTGATTTGTTAGTAAGTGATTTTATCAAAGAAGCATGGTTAGAAAAACAAATCAATGTTTTCATGCCCGAAGTACACAGGCCAATTGTCCATGTAAGTGATATCTCTACTGCTATTTCGTTATGTATTGATCATCATGGCGATCTTTCTCGTGTTTATAATGTTGGTTCCTCAAATCAAAATTATACAAAAAGAGAAATTGCAGAAAAAGTTAGTAGTAGACTTAATGTTCCTCTAAACATTGTGGAAAAAGAAGATAAACGAGACTATATTGTAAATTTTGATAGAATAAAAAATGAATTAAATTTCTCTACAAAATTTCTTGCTGAAGATGGAATTGAAGAAATGGTAAACATTCTTGAAGAAGGAACTTTTGATTTAAACCAATCAAATGTATAA